Within Crassostrea angulata isolate pt1a10 chromosome 2, ASM2561291v2, whole genome shotgun sequence, the genomic segment gACTTCAAAAGTACCCGGATAAAAAACTTTGATTATTGTGTAAGGTGTTTTAAGTGTCTTTGAATGGCAAATAtgtattctttatttaattCTAGACaggaagggggtggggggggggtaatcaCTCATTTGCTACAGTCAGACCGGTATGACACTTATCACACAATGTCATGGAAATGAAATCTGATTTTATGCGTATTTGCAGTTTACGGGATTGAAATCTATTAAAAGCAGGTTCAGACTATAAACCTAAAAgtgattaatttcttttttatgaaagatccagtaaaaatTCATCTTTTTTAAGAATCTACATagcacatatttttttatacacgTACATATTTTAGGGTCCAAATTCAACTATAGCGTTTTCCTTTTCAACGAATCTGTTTCctgtgaatttaatttttatttaatattcaatctTCCTCAGTCATGTACGTATGTTTCATGCAttcacatgtatgtacatatatatgccgTTTAACATGCTTTATCATAgttctgaaaataaatgtatgcatgcataaaaatcatttaatattctctctctctctctctctctctctctctctctctctctctctctctctctctctctctgcctgCAACCGGTGCTCGCAATGCCTCTGAACATCTCCAGTTCTAGCTTCGTGACGTAACAGTAGGCTATACGTCAGTTTGAAGAAGTTTTGGAAGACTTGCACACTAAAATCGGCACTTTAGTTGGCAGAAATATTCATGGGCGGATCCTGAaacttcaaaactttgaattagTATTTTGAAGAGAACTCTTTAGTTTCTGCCAGACCACTGACGCAGCATTCTACTTAGGTGATGGGAAATGTCTCCAgctatggaaataaaaaaaaaaggaatattaaaaTGGAGATTTACAATGAGCCCATAATTCTATCACAACTCATAACAACGTACATCGCAGACTTCCATAGAAATCATTGTGGGGTTTTTtccaatataattttaatatctgcatgttacaaatataaaattaaaatgaatgaatattacGATCACGCTAATGCATTATGTGATTCAACGTACTGCGTCAAGAATGCATTATATTAGAAACGTGGTATTTCAAGTATTAATGTCAgtagatattaaaataatattgattattatggaatttttttaacagaaatgATGAACCCAACAGGTTAAATACAGAGAGACGTTTATTCATGTCTACACACCACTGCTTATTTGTGTAGTTTGACTAAAGAAGAAACATGCATTCAAAACGTCCATCATTCCTATAATGTTTGAGATgcctattatacatgtagtattgtaaaaaaaaaaacgtactGCTTGTACTGTAATCACATGCAGAAACTGAAATAtggtaattaaaaaatcaaattaatgaatACAACTTGAACAACACATATAAATACCTGTTCAAGATATATACGTAATTTATATACCGTACTGTTATAGAGTACATGTGTACCTGtaaaatatgagaaaatatACTTGTTACGTTAGTATTTCTACTTAAGTAATGTGTAAACACTTAGCATGTAAACCCCgctgaaattatatttattttcatgtcgCCAGGGACTGATAAGATGTATCCAATTTTAAGTTCGTAGATATTTCAGGCCTAATTCATGATCCGCCGATCAATTTCAACTCTCAGTGCGAACAGAATATATGACGTCACGAACACGGAAGTGACGCGGAGCGGTAAATCTTCTGTGGCAATGGATGCAGTGCTTGTTGGAACTTGTCATGTAAATAACGTCCAGCTTATAGCTATGATGTTTTATTGTAACTCGGAATTCGGTGAATTTCTTAACTGCCGCGACCGCAGTTTGGATTATGTACGTCTCGATCGTAGCCATCGCGTTTTAGCCAAGCATTGTCGCATACAAAGGCTACTTCACTTCGTTTCATTGTAAGTTTAGATTTGAGGAGTGCAGTGTTGCTTCCAGTCAACATCTACGATGTTATAGTGGCGAATTTACAGCTTGTGGAGATGATTTACGTATTACAGATCAAATATCAATGTCTAAATTGAAAGGCAGCTGGATTTTACgcgaatggggggggggggggggggggttgttagcTTTTCACTGAAAAACTAAGGGGGTTAGTTTTTCAGTGAAaaactaacccccccccccccttttccttTTCTACCGGAAGATGTTAGGAGATTTGTCTTACAAATCTGatttatacaaatgaaaatttatcaaataaagaacaaacaaacaattgCAAAACAAATGAatagaataaattaaaacaaataaataagataaatactGGTATATAAATTCAGAGCATAGAAAATCATGTATTTTTCTCCATCACCCCTGCCACTGCTAAAATCAGACTATCTCatggatttatatttttttttcatgtaactaAGGCTATTAGGGTCAATTACAATATTCCATCAGGAAAAAGGTGAATTCcgaggaaaataattattccgaaataaaataataccttGTTTATATTTCATCCTGTATATGCACATTTCACATGTTCCTGTCCTGTagaattcaacaaaataataattatgactatgccccttatttattttttgtttgcttttgaaAAAGATTGACAAGCACGAATTCAATcacatgtcaaataaaaaaaaaaaggtaatgtGCATGCAGCCTCATCCTACATCTATGATTAGATATGTACTTGTTgaattaacaattacatttaaatgaGTTCTTCTGTTAAAACATTCCAATGGcatgtaaaaaagattaaaaagtaAGTGTTATATGCTGatatatgaattcaaaatattgtgaattaaaCAGGCCTCATTCGACTGATTGTCTcatttgtgatattttcatatcccttaattatttattcttattatcataaaaaaaataaaaataaaaaaattctcctTGGAAGGGGGGTGTTAGGTGTTTGGTGGGTTATTTAtgggttttttgggttttttttttttgtaatgttgGGGACAGAGGCAGGGTGGGCAtgctattgtttaaaaaaaaagatatcatttgcacattaatattattttttttacaagtttaataTAAAGGCTAAAAATGTCATATTCATTACATGTTTCATGTGAATATATGTCAAGTGCAGAGACtaacattttctaaatatagGAAAACATGCACAGGTAGTAATAATGCATGtcaattcattttgtttgtgtctgttttttgttcattatatcATTCATAATCAATGGATGATATTTCCAAtacaaatgaagaaataaagtaatgaatgaatgaatacatggaatgaataccgACAGTCGTCACCTTTTTTTTATGCGATTTTAAAAACTATGTTTTATTAGATATGCACGCAAGCATGTAATGTTACATTtatgacacacacacacacacacacacacacacatgtacgtttctttgttatttgtaattgagacatcttttcgaaaaatatgggtAGCCCTGAAaagggcttttttttttttttaaagtgagcaATCTGCAGTGATGCTGGAATTGCTTATTTCTTTGCTGCTGCCTTCTTGGGAGTCTTGGCTTTCTTTGCAGCTGACTTCTTAGGTGTCTTGACCTTCTTTGGCTTGGCTGCTGCCTTCTTTGGGGATTTAGTTGCTGCCTTCTTCTTTGGAGTCTTAACCTTTTTCGGTCCGGCTGCTTTCTTGGGggacttcttcttcttctctgcAGTCTTTTTCTCTCCGGCTACCTTCTTTGGTTTTGCTGCTGCGGCCTTCTTGGGTTTTGCTGCCTTAGGCTTGGCAACTTTCTTGGCCTTTGGCTTCTTCTCAGTCTTGGGCTTGTCACCAAGCTTGAAGGAGCCACTGGCGCCTGTGCCCTTGGCTTGTTTCAGAGCACCTTTCTTCACTCCGTTCTTCAAAGCCATTTTCAAGTGGGCGTTGATGGAGTTGACGTCGTTGCCGACTTTGTAGTTGGCCATTATGTACTTTAGAATGGCTTGTCTGGAAGATCCGCCACGCTCTTTCAAAGATTCCAGGGCGGCCCTGATCATGTCAACGTACTTGGGGTGCGCTGCTGGCACCTTAGGCTTTGTAACCTTCTTCTTGGCTGGGGTTGTGGTTGCTGTATCTGCCATGGTTTCGGACGAAATGGAAACGGCGTTGTATTCACTGCGAACTAAGACGAGGAAATAATGGGGTCACAAGCACtcgctgtttttgtttacatcgagcGCGGACGTCCTCGAAAACATCCCCTAAAATCGAAGCGCTTGTTCATACTGAGGTCGATGTGTGTTTTGATGTTGGTGTTTGCATCCTTGTTTCGACGTTTCATAGGCCGCAATTGTAACTATTCTACTAAAAACACGTAATGTGGATATATCTCTAAAGTATTCTCTGCGTTTCGCCCGTAAAAATATcactaaaataattaaaattaaacgaaAACATAGGCCAGACTATCATTTAGCAACTGCACAGACAGCTAAAAGTCGCGCAATCTctctaaaaatgataattttttaaaacttattcagGGCTATAACCTGTTCACTTACTGAGACATGTATACTCAATGTCGTTTATTGTGGGGTGAAGTAattcatgtttcttttttaacgaAACACGCGACAGCTCCGTGCATCCAGAAACACGCCACACAAAAATACGTGCCGGGAAAATGTTTACTCTAGGAAtggttataaatttaaaaacctgTCGGATAGAACAAATGAGACCAacacataaatatcaaatttgacaAAGGAAAAACTATATGTTAGTTTATCTATTACACGCAGCATTCTAGTGCAAAATACGCTGTAAAATCGTTTTGCTTATATACGAATTGTAATccgacaaagaaaaaaaaaattccattcctTTATTCCTTcactaattaattaaacaaactaaaatttgtaaaaaagaatttttattttaaaaatccatttcattcattcattcattcattttttgtattcatcgCGAACCTATCTTTTTTGATCGTACTGTcgatatctatttatctatcccccccccccacccccctttttttttctaacgcCACCAAATGATTTAGCTGCGCCTCAGAGTGTACACCATTACCTTAAATTAGAAAGAAATAATATGCGGTACCAAATATGTAATAAACTTTTCCAAGAATGTCATGCGACCAGCATGCGAAGTTAAAACACTTATTCACAGAACACACATTTCATCCCACATTGGTATTTGCATGATCTCTCGTTTAATTTTTCATCCTATATTAATTCTAATActgaaaaatttgattgaaaccaTCTACCAGCAACGTGTGAGGCAAACATCGTAAACTTATTATCTCGAGCtacctccaaaaaaaaatcaaaaaaaaaaaaaatcacatgtacATCAGATTGCATTTATAGATATATCCATAAGCCTATACAGATGTAGATTTCGAAATTAATGCACatacaatttatacaatattcACCCCTAGCTTTCAATATCATTGATCTCTGACATAAATGTATCATTCACAGTAGCACTTCATCGAGTATAAGTACATATGAATCGTAATAATTTAACATTTATGTGACAGAGTatgcatgtgtgtatatatatatatacgtttcTTATCAATGGGTTTCAAACACTTCAGTTATATAAACACAGAAACCTAGAAttgtatatttccttttatacGACAAGTCGTTATCCAAGCACACAAAATCAGTTGAGTTAgaaatgttaattaattaacgacctggttatatatatacagcACGCAAATTGTGCGAACATTCACGTGAATTTCTCCATAGTCTGTATCATCTATATGCGCCAAgtgtctatttatttattttttttatttatttatctctctctctctctctctctctctctctctctctctctctctctctctctctctctctctctttttaagTCTGGCGATttcctttacaaaattaaatcggGGAAAACGTTGATTACATGCAGTCAGGGACGAGGATGGTATTAATTGACAGCGTaatagaaatgaaattaatCGAAATACAAATAGAATGTGCAAATCggaatcaaaatattgaacacagacagttttaaattaatatgtgtgtgtttcttttttcttgaaagCAACTGCACGCACGCTAATATATACCGTTGTCTCGATAATCTAAGAAGCGTGTTATCTACGTgtgctttttatataaatgcttaTGTGCATGTACACTGCATATTATAGAggcatcttttcgaaaaatatgggtGGCCGTGAAAACGGCCGTTTGGTATAGACAAAAAAGTCGGCA encodes:
- the LOC128173981 gene encoding histone H1-delta-like; the protein is MADTATTTPAKKKVTKPKVPAAHPKYVDMIRAALESLKERGGSSRQAILKYIMANYKVGNDVNSINAHLKMALKNGVKKGALKQAKGTGASGSFKLGDKPKTEKKPKAKKVAKPKAAKPKKAAAAKPKKVAGEKKTAEKKKKSPKKAAGPKKVKTPKKKAATKSPKKAAAKPKKVKTPKKSAAKKAKTPKKAAAKK